A window from Nitrosopumilus adriaticus encodes these proteins:
- the gatE gene encoding Glu-tRNA(Gln) amidotransferase subunit GatE, translated as MSEFSISEVGLKVGLEIHQQLATNKKLFCNCRPIESEEYSIKFQRKLRAVKSELGEYDPAALFEKSKSKTIVYYANKESSCLVEQDEEPPHNLDNDAKDLALVIAKSLNSKIFNEIYPMRKTVIDGSNTTGFQRTMLISQGGHIEVEGDKVGVQAICLEEDAAKLLGDKGNIREYSLDRLGVPLLEIALDPVEGDSKKIKKIALSLGRLLRSTKKVTRGIGSIRQDVNVSVRDGGAVVEVKGVQQLDQLEKVVEFEAKRQFGLVKIAEKLRNSEFKGISKKENIFDITENWKNCKSKIIQKALKDNSIIKAIKIENFLGMFGYSPFEGIRLGKEIGQLVKFYGIGGVFHSDELPNYGIEDEDITIVKNILKVNQNDAFLIIAAPSSKIDFAINSIINRLEVAKKGVPAETRLATQTGETVFLRPRPGASRMYPETDIPPISVSNEELENASKNIPKSWDESLLELQKKYELNPQLSEQIFDSRYIELFEKIVEKIKVNPTFVASILCSTITNLERNGLDSELLTEKNIVKSFQLLEEGKIAKESIEIIYENIMSGKSQSIDEALKNASIEAIDEVKVEEIILEIIEKNQEIVKNQKERSVGPLMGIVMKELRGKVSGEIVNNLLLKNIKKKLDNI; from the coding sequence GTGTCAGAATTCTCAATTAGTGAAGTTGGATTAAAAGTAGGACTAGAAATTCATCAACAACTAGCAACAAATAAGAAATTATTTTGCAATTGTAGACCAATTGAATCAGAAGAATACTCAATTAAATTTCAAAGAAAATTGCGTGCAGTTAAAAGTGAATTGGGAGAATATGATCCAGCTGCATTATTTGAAAAGTCAAAATCTAAAACAATAGTCTACTATGCAAATAAAGAAAGCAGTTGTTTAGTTGAACAAGATGAAGAACCACCACATAACTTAGATAATGATGCAAAAGATCTTGCACTTGTAATTGCAAAATCACTGAATTCAAAAATTTTTAATGAAATTTATCCAATGAGAAAAACAGTAATTGATGGCTCAAACACAACAGGTTTTCAGCGAACTATGTTGATTTCACAAGGAGGTCATATTGAAGTTGAGGGTGATAAAGTAGGAGTGCAAGCTATTTGCCTTGAAGAAGATGCAGCAAAACTTCTTGGTGATAAAGGTAACATTAGAGAATATAGTTTAGATAGACTTGGCGTTCCTCTTTTAGAGATTGCATTAGATCCTGTAGAAGGAGATTCTAAAAAAATTAAGAAAATTGCATTGTCTTTAGGTAGGCTACTACGAAGTACTAAAAAAGTAACCAGAGGAATCGGATCAATTAGACAAGATGTCAATGTTTCAGTTAGAGATGGAGGGGCAGTAGTAGAAGTAAAAGGAGTTCAGCAATTGGATCAATTGGAAAAAGTAGTAGAATTTGAGGCTAAAAGGCAATTTGGATTAGTAAAAATTGCTGAGAAGTTGAGAAATTCTGAGTTTAAAGGAATTTCAAAAAAAGAAAATATTTTTGATATCACTGAAAATTGGAAAAATTGTAAATCTAAAATAATTCAAAAAGCATTAAAAGATAATTCAATTATCAAAGCAATAAAAATTGAAAATTTTTTGGGAATGTTTGGTTATTCCCCATTTGAAGGAATAAGATTAGGAAAAGAAATAGGACAATTAGTAAAGTTTTATGGTATTGGTGGTGTTTTTCATTCAGATGAATTGCCAAACTATGGAATAGAAGATGAAGATATCACGATTGTTAAAAATATTTTAAAAGTAAATCAAAATGATGCATTTTTGATAATTGCTGCTCCTTCTTCAAAAATAGATTTTGCAATTAATTCAATTATTAACAGATTAGAAGTGGCAAAGAAAGGTGTTCCTGCAGAAACTAGATTGGCCACACAAACTGGTGAAACTGTTTTCTTAAGACCCCGTCCAGGTGCATCAAGAATGTATCCTGAGACAGACATTCCACCGATCTCAGTTTCAAATGAAGAATTAGAAAATGCTAGTAAAAATATTCCAAAATCATGGGATGAATCACTTTTAGAATTACAAAAAAAATATGAATTGAATCCTCAGCTGTCTGAGCAGATTTTTGATTCACGATATATTGAATTATTTGAAAAAATTGTTGAAAAAATTAAAGTCAATCCCACTTTTGTAGCATCAATTTTATGTTCAACGATTACTAATTTAGAGAGAAACGGTCTTGATTCTGAACTATTAACAGAAAAAAACATTGTAAAATCATTTCAGTTATTAGAAGAAGGGAAAATTGCAAAAGAATCAATTGAGATAATCTATGAAAATATCATGTCTGGTAAGTCTCAGTCTATTGATGAAGCTTTGAAAAATGCATCAATTGAGGCTATTGATGAAGTGAAAGTGGAAGAAATTATCTTGGAAATAATTGAAAAAAATCAAGAAATTGTAAAAAATCAAAAGGAACGTTCAGTAGGGCCTTTGATGGGTATAGTTATGAAGGAATTAAGAGGAAAAGTTTCTGGTGAAATAGTTAACAATCTTCTTTTAAAAAATATTAAGAAAAAATTAGATAATATTTGA
- a CDS encoding 5' nucleotidase, NT5C type, which yields MKIALDVDGVLADVIVPWLNFSNKIRPKISKNDITDWDFWKKYQINQYDFYTELSSCWKNWNSIPPTQESLSSVTKNLLKLGQVDIVTARERSTDSFVKNWLNHHKIFFDNYVSVIDGPMKADLDYDIFIDDSPLNTKKFLKNNKTVILYSQPWNQHISDNNVHRISILEEAIEKIKTV from the coding sequence ATGAAAATTGCTTTGGATGTTGATGGCGTACTTGCTGATGTAATAGTACCTTGGTTAAATTTTAGTAATAAAATTAGGCCTAAAATCTCAAAAAATGATATCACAGATTGGGATTTTTGGAAGAAATATCAAATCAATCAATATGATTTCTACACAGAATTAAGTTCATGCTGGAAAAATTGGAATTCAATACCTCCAACTCAAGAGAGTCTATCTTCCGTAACAAAAAATCTTTTGAAACTAGGTCAGGTAGATATTGTAACTGCAAGAGAACGTTCGACAGATTCTTTTGTAAAAAATTGGTTAAATCATCATAAAATATTTTTTGATAATTATGTGTCTGTAATAGATGGCCCTATGAAAGCTGATTTAGATTATGATATTTTTATTGATGATTCACCATTAAATACAAAAAAATTTCTTAAAAATAACAAAACAGTAATTCTGTACTCACAACCTTGGAATCAACATATTTCTGATAATAATGTACATAGAATTTCAATTCTTGAAGAAGCTATAGAAAAAATTAAAACTGTTTAG
- the dnaJ gene encoding molecular chaperone DnaJ has protein sequence MAAKRDYYEVLGVSKTSSTDEIKKQYRKLALKFHPDRNKSSDASEHFKEISEAYAVLSDPEKKQLYDQHGHEGVDGRYSSEDIFQGARGDFSDIFGRGGGGFDSIFESIFGRGGGGFGFNQQRGSDILYETSVTLEDVLHGKKMEIDLEKQVQCDNCNGSGCKPGTNKKTCSTCNGQGQVRQTRNMGFASFVTAAPCSTCNGQGSIIETPCNECNGQGKKKGNKKITFEIPPGIDSGDYTVPNEGNEVPEGSNGDLIVRVRVQPHLKFKRDGKDIFYDQDVSMIDATLGCDIIVPTLHGNEKIKVDSGSQPNTIIKLKGKGVTHINSRGKGDQYVRIVVNIPKKLSKHQKKLLEEFKKDSD, from the coding sequence ATGGCAGCAAAACGTGATTATTATGAGGTTTTAGGAGTTTCAAAAACATCTTCTACAGATGAAATAAAAAAACAATATCGAAAACTAGCTTTAAAATTTCATCCTGATCGTAACAAATCTTCTGACGCCAGCGAGCATTTTAAAGAAATTTCTGAAGCATATGCAGTGCTTTCCGACCCTGAAAAGAAACAACTCTATGATCAGCATGGTCATGAAGGTGTAGATGGAAGATATTCTAGTGAAGATATTTTTCAAGGGGCTCGTGGAGATTTCAGTGACATATTTGGTCGTGGTGGAGGCGGATTTGATTCTATTTTTGAATCAATATTTGGTCGTGGTGGAGGCGGATTTGGTTTTAATCAGCAAAGAGGATCTGATATTCTATATGAAACTTCAGTAACATTAGAGGATGTTTTACATGGAAAAAAAATGGAAATTGATTTAGAAAAACAAGTCCAATGTGATAATTGTAACGGGAGTGGATGTAAACCTGGAACTAATAAGAAAACATGTTCTACATGTAATGGTCAAGGACAAGTAAGACAAACTCGAAACATGGGTTTTGCATCTTTTGTAACTGCAGCACCATGTTCTACATGTAATGGTCAAGGTTCAATTATTGAGACTCCATGCAACGAATGTAATGGTCAAGGGAAGAAAAAAGGTAATAAAAAAATAACTTTTGAAATCCCACCTGGAATTGATTCAGGAGATTATACAGTTCCTAATGAAGGAAATGAGGTTCCAGAAGGATCAAATGGTGATTTAATAGTAAGAGTTAGAGTTCAACCTCATTTAAAATTCAAAAGAGATGGAAAAGATATTTTTTATGATCAGGATGTTTCAATGATTGATGCTACATTAGGATGTGATATTATTGTTCCAACTTTACATGGAAATGAAAAAATTAAAGTAGATTCTGGTAGTCAACCAAATACTATAATCAAACTAAAGGGAAAAGGAGTCACACACATTAATTCTAGAGGTAAGGGAGATCAATATGTTAGAATTGTTGTAAATATTCCAAAAAAACTTAGTAAGCATCAAAAAAAGCTTCTAGAGGAATTTAAAAAAGATAGTGACTAG